Proteins from one Falco naumanni isolate bFalNau1 chromosome 2, bFalNau1.pat, whole genome shotgun sequence genomic window:
- the LOC121083376 gene encoding cytochrome c oxidase assembly factor 4 homolog, mitochondrial: protein MARPGHARSHQPLEETEEAEDPVDAMISRTGCMAQHRELQECMAARQDWRHCQPQVRAFGDCMARRQRAEELRRAPSLHPAHPSPTGE, encoded by the coding sequence ATGGCGAGGCCGGGCCATGCCAGGAGCCACCAGCCGCTGGAGGAGACCGAGGAGGCCGAGGACCCGGTGGACGCCATGATCTCACGGACAGGCTGCATGGCGCAGCACCGGGAGCTGCAGGAGTGCATGGCGGCGCGGCAGGACTGGCGACACTGCCAGCCCCAGGTCCGGGCTTTCGGTGACTGCATGGCCCGGCGGCAACGTGCCGAGGAGCTGCGCCGGGCACCCAGCCTGCACCCAGCCCACCCGTCACCCACCGGGGAGTGA